From Ornithorhynchus anatinus isolate Pmale09 unplaced genomic scaffold, mOrnAna1.pri.v4 scaffold_80_arrow_ctg1, whole genome shotgun sequence, a single genomic window includes:
- the ORNANAV1R3137 gene encoding vomeronasal 1 receptor ornAnaV1R3137, whose amino-acid sequence MEATEIILGIVMLLQISIGVLVNVFFLLFYSHMVSISHRTSSSDLILLHLTLANTLILLTSGIPQTMSVWGQRKFLNIFSCKILIYLYRVARGIALCTTCLLSVFQAISISPSTSWWAGVKAKLPKFILISCLLFWPFNMLIYVSIPMYITGPQNSSSVRIPLDLNYCSTVSSGVFGDIVIAVVLSLRDLFFVGVMSVANGCMVFVLHQHHRHVQYLHGSSHSPRKMPEVRAAKRVIVLVMLYILIFVMHSIMLSILLNNKENYPLLVNSHMVLSFTFSAISPFLMIHSDQRMRKFWKNKSVSSTDPS is encoded by the coding sequence ATGGAGGCTACTGAGATCATTTTGGGGATTGTGATGCTATTACAGATCAGCATTGGGGTTTTAGTGAATGtattcttcctcttattttaTAGCCACATGGTCTCCATCAGCCACAGGACCAGCTCCTCAGACCTGATCCTTCTCCACCTAACTTTGGCTAATACCCTAATTCTTCTCACCAGTGGGATCCCACAGACCATGTCAGTTTGGGGACAGAGGAAATTCCTGAATATTTTTAGTTGTAAAATCCTCATCTACCTTTATCGAGTGGCCCGGGGCATTGCtctctgcaccacctgcctcctgagtgtcTTCCAAGCCATCAgcatcagtcccagcacctctTGGTGGGCAGGAGTCAAAGCCAAATTACCCAAGTTCATCCTTATCTCTTGTCTTCTCTTCTGGCCCTTCAACATGCTAATCTATGTCAGTATACCAATGTATATCACAGGACCCCAGAATAGCAGCAGTGTTCGAATCCCCCTGGATCTCAATTATTGCTCAACAGTTAGTTCTGGTGTATTTGGTGATATAGTTATTGCAGTTGTGCTCTCACTCCGGGACCTGTTCTTCGTGGGAGTCATGAGTGTGGCCAATGGCtgcatggtgtttgtcctgcatcAACACCACAGGCATGTCCAGTACCTTCATGGGTCCAGCCACTCCCCTAGGAAGATGCCTGAGGTCAGAGCAGCCAAGAGAGTTATTGTCCTTGTAATGCTCTATATCCTTATTTTTGTAATGCACTCCATAATGTTGAGTATTTTACTGAACAACAAAGAAAATTATCCCCTGTTAGTGAATAGTCACATGGTATTGTCATTCACTTTCTCAGCCATTAGTCCATTCCTAATGATTCACAGTGACCAGAGAATGAGAAAATTCTGGAAAAACAAATCTGTTTCCAGCACAGATCCCTCATAG